Genomic window (Neodiprion lecontei isolate iyNeoLeco1 chromosome 7, iyNeoLeco1.1, whole genome shotgun sequence):
tttGGTCGAAACCGAAATACGCACGAATTACTGATTGGGTAATATCAACACAATAGGAATGAAGAATTCAAATCATGTTTTGTCAATTTATACTTGTCGCAAGATTCTCTGACGTAACTCTTCGTCACCTTAATAAATTCCAATTGATCAAATCAATTTCACTCTCCTGAGATCTAGACTCGAATCTCGCTTCACGAGTAACAGTCGATTATCACATGGTCAAGTCAAGTCCTCGGCTTGATTTAATTAGCGTACaatatacgaatataatacGACACCTACTTGTCCAAGGTGAATCTAACTTAGCTATACGATAACATAATCTAGTTCTGTCTATACGTGTTAATAATTCAGTTTCTATATCAAGCCTCGACgcaataaaaaagaaaacaagaagaaagaaaaattaggaTGACACCGTAACGTCACCGTTTTAAGTAGTATCATTTCCTCTGtcgcgtttgaaaaaaagggatcgactcaaaatttgaggtaaaaaacaaaaaacttaaTCTTCGTCGTCAAAAACTAAACAATAATCTCGGTGAAGTGGCTGGTCGACTCGGATGCCGTTCCTTGGTCTACTCCTCGTCACAATCCGACAATTTGTCCAGCGCGTCGTAGGACTTGCATTGAACGATATATCTGAAACGAGATAAGGAggcataaaagaaaaaaaataaataaacgcaTGAGAACGAACCGTCAACCAGACTTAATTATAGAtacagtaaaattaaaaagcagaagcagaagcagaTGAAAGCGTGCGAGTGTGAGAGATCGTTAGGAGCGATTAGAACGATAGGAAAGCGTGCTGACTGACCAACAAGTAATGGCTTCGTTATCGCAACAAGTGAGCAGAGTGCGTCGTGAATTGTTTAAGAACCGTTTATTGTGAGTCGGATCCCTGCGTCCGACGTGGAGTATCAAGTCGCCCGGTTTTGCGGCCTTGAATGCTTGGAGGGCCTTGGCGTGGGTGAGTCCGTTCATGGGTAGTCCGTTGATGGCGAGAATCTCGTCCCCTGCTCTGAGAGTGCCCTCCTCGGCAGCCTGTCCGCCCTGCATCACGTCCTTGACGAATATTCCCATAGATCCCTTCGAGCTGTCCGACCCGCCGACGATCGAGAATCCCAATTTCTTGGTGGCACCCTTCCTCAGTGTGACGGTGAGCAGGTTTACCGAAAGACTGGTTGCCCGTCGGCCGAAATTGGCGCCGGGCATGTTCTGGTTCCGCTTCTTAACCACCTGGAACTTCTTCATTCCGGTAAGTGTCTTGGCGGGTATGGGAGACGCCGGCTTCTCAAGGGGCTCCAGCTGGTCCATCGTGTTCACGGAAACGGTCTTCCCGTCCTTGGTCAAGGCCCCGACCACCTCGCATTGGGCCTGGTCGGCCCCCGAGTTGGGCCGCTTCAGTTTCCAGACGTCTGACTCGCTGCGCGCCCGGGACATGACGACGTCCCCCCAGGTGTCGCCTAGTTCGCCGAAGGCGAAGGTGGGCTCCCTGGCTATCTGGAGTTCGACGGTACCCGAGCAGCTTCGAACCGCGGTCCGCGCTTCAACCGCCGACATTCCGCGTAGCCGGCGACCGCACACTCTGACGATTTCGTCACCGACTCTGATCTGCCCACCCTTGGCTGCCTCCCCGTCGGCGTCGACCTTCGAGACGACGTAAAACGGCCGCGCGGCCTCGCGCCTCTCGATGGCGACCCCGAGACCACCGGGCTTCTCGACGAGCAGCTTCATGGTCTTCAACTCTCGGCGTACCAACCCCTTCGTGGGATTCGCATTCGATCTCGTCACCTCCGACGCGCATTCCTGCTCCTGACGCTTAGCCGCATTCTCCTCTGACTCGAAGGCCGACCTCGATCGCTTCGGGCTGTAGTAGCAGGGTGCGTTAGCCGCGTCATCGACTGGCAGTCGGCCCTTGGTTGCGGGGGGGCTGTCTTTGCAGGGGGACGCGGCGTTGTCCAGCAGATGAAGAAGACTGGTATTGGAGTTGCAGCGGTTTCTCGGGACGAGTTTAGCCCCGGGTCTAATCGGCGTTACGGAATTGCACAGGACACTTTGGGACCGCAGGTGGTTCGGAAAAGGCACCGGGGGCTCCGATTTTCGAGGAGTCAAGGGAGCCTCGAAACTCGACGAAACTGTACTTCCGATCCCGGAACTCTTCGAGGACATTTTGCTCATTGCGAATGTCCGTTCGGCGAGTTCGTCCCGTGGTTCTGACCTCGAAGGTGACATTGGCATGAAGGTGTCCTCGTCGCAGCTGTCCGTCTCGtcaccgtcgtcgtcgtcgtccagATCCCCGTACATGAGTATCGTAGTTTGCGTCGTGGCGGAATGGTTGAGAGGATCGTCTCGAGGGCAAGCTGAATTCTGGGAACACGGAGCTTCCGCTATTCTTCCaggattgttgttgttgatgttgttgttgttctttttaGGAGTACTCGCCATCGATAAATCTATACCGTGATAGTCGTCCGAGGTTATGGAGAAGCTTCGCACCCGATTCGTCCTCTCGGATCCCGCGTTCGAACCCGAGGACGCCAATGGCATAACTAATTTTCCACTATCCGGAGAATCTGCTCCTGTTCTCGTACTGTCGGAATCGTAACCGCTCTCGTCGCAGCCCACTCTCAATCCGCTCATCAGTTCCTCCAATCCGTTCAACGGCATCATCGACGAGACTGCCGACGATGCCGATGACGAAGAAGACGCGGACGATCTGACAGCTTCACCACTGTTAGGAAATAATACGAAACAGTTAGTCGTCTTTGCCGAAATCCACTCTGCATTGggcatttacaattttatacaatggaCATCGTTTCTGACATGCAATTAATCCGAAAATCATGGATACTGGTGAAAATCGAATTAAGGTACTATTGGACAAACCAAAAGTGAGAATATTGAACACTTCGCGATAGAATAAAAATCTGAGTTTGTGAAGATAATTAGTTGTGAATAGTAATAATGCCAAAAAGTTGTTGATAACATGTTTGAACAAACATTTGTTTTACAAATcccttgtgaaaattttttcttctcatataaaatgaattcatCGATTTTTCTGGATATCTATGATTTTTTTTGGAAACTTCGGCGATTTTGAATAACCAGTTttcgagaattgaaaaaatggaaaattattgGAAACGGAATTATGGAAAATCGCCActaattccaaaaaaattcatcgttattcagaaaaatcaatgaatttattttatatgagataaaaaaatgtcactaGTGATTTGTTGCAGAAATTTCTGCTCAAACAGTTTATTAACATCTTTTTAGCATTATTATTACTCGAAATGAATTATCTTATCAACTTGGTCGTGATTAACTTTTTTCGGATTCTTATCTCACCGTAAACTGTTCGATATTCTCAGAGAGACTCACTTTTGATCGGTAATATCCGTCCAATAATACCTTAAACCTTCGACCGCAGTTGAGAGGAGAACATGTAACGGACATTTTTCTGGTTCTCTGCAGCTAAAGGGAAGGGTCTGAGCCCCTCAAGGTTTCATTTCGCTCCGACAGACCTTTCTCGCGAAGCCGATTGCCGACTGAAGAGATTCCTCTTAACGAACGAGAGTTGATGGCTCTGATTCTCCGCGGCCGCAGAGTGACTCGATGACTCGACGATCATGGAAGAGGGTCTGGAGTTCGAAGCGCAGCGTTTGGCAGCCTCGAGGGTGAACCTTGCGAGATCTTCGCCCTCTTTGGTCTTGAGGATGTCCTGATTGGTGAGTATGAAGTCGAGGACGCGCTGCTGCTCCTGAAGGTTCTGTATGCTCCTGCTCAGCTGGTTTTTCTTGCCGCGTAGGGTTTCCTGGTTCTTGTAATCCGCCCCGATGCCATTGACGCCACCCTCCTCAAGCGACTCGGCATTCCTCAGGGTCATCATCGAGCCGCTTCCCTCGCTCAAGGCCTTGGCCATCCTGTACCGATCGGCCAAAAAATTTGGTTCTTCCTCGCTGATCGTCGCGCTGCGCGCTATGACGTCGAGAGCGATTGAACTCGTGCTGCGTTCTCCGGTGCGAAAGAGATTCCTCAAGGATTCCACACGAGAGATTCTCTTCGGCTTGAGAAATTCCACCGTCGATGGTGAGTTCtgaatagagagaaaaaataaaacgaggaATGACAGAGGATTAGAATGGCTTGTTCagagtaggtatatacaaCGAATTCCTGCAGGGGAAGCTTTAAAAGTGTGATAAATTGACCCGGTTTCGAAGCGCTGTACGGGAATAGGCGAACGGCTTCTCGGAATTTGATTAGGGAAGCTCGGTGCTCTGGAATTTGGTAGATATCTTTCATGTTCTTGATTTTTACCGCCAGCACGACGAATCTCAAAGCATAATTGAATAACGCCAAAGAGTGTTTCTCGAAAAGTAAAACATATTTTAAGATTAGAAAATTATGCTCATCAGTCATGCTTTTCGTCAatgaataagaataataatcttttttcaattcatctaCCTTTCGCTTGTCGTCGGAAACGGGCTCGGAATTATCCGCCTGTCTGTTGGGACTCCAATGTCGACGTCTTCTCCCGGAGACAGCGAGAAGCTCCGAGCTATCGGACCTCTTAAGCTGGTCCCATCGCCTTCCCACTTTCCGCCCCCACGTGGATATGCCTGCGGCAAAATGGGATGATCGTTAAAACGAACGATCGTTTTCCGAAAGGGGCAAGGGCTGAATTTACGAACCTTTCCTGGCCGAGTTGGAGGACTGGAGGTTGGCGGTCGTCTGGTTCCCACCGTCTTGGACAATCTCGGTGTCGGACTTTCGCCTCCCGGAATTTTCCGGCTCGACTTCCGGCTCCGTTTCCGCCTCGAGTTCTTCCCGATCTTCGCTGACAGCCGGTACCGCATCCTGGGGAATCGGCGTCGCCGACACAAGCTGCGGACTCGTGTCCGAGCAGCGTCTCTTGAACAGCCGCATCCTGGCTCCTCACCACTTTCCAGCTGAAATAAAGTGTGCAACAATTTAGCGATTATCTCCCGGAGTGGTGCTCGGTTACGCAAAGAGCGGGATCACGGGGCTGCGATTAACGGTGCATCGTTCATCCGATCGGTAATAGCCGATCAGCCACGAGGCTCGGCTCGAATCCAAAGCAATCACTTTCTACACAGGCATTCCACCGGTTTAGCAACGCTTCCTACAACCCAgtaccctctctctctctctctctctctctatctctgtAACTCCTTGTTATCCCGGTGTGGAAACACGACTGCAGCAAGACGACGGTGGGCAGCCGGGTTCACGCGAGTCCCGGTGCAGTATCCGTAGGCGCTAAATTTACGGAGTTCAATAGGAAGGAGTGGTTCTCGGTTCTCGCTTACCCCGTGCAGACGACGCCTCCGCACCCAGCGTCAAACGCACCGGCGGCAACAGCCTGGAAATCACCGTCGAAGGTGCGGAAAAAACGTAGAGACAATCTTTCCTCGCCCCGATGAGCGGAGTGGCCGACCTCCTCCGGTGTAACCACCGAGCGGTTTCATCCGGCGTCTCGCTCGCTTCTCGACGACCGGTTTTCAGGTTCGTTTAGTCTCTAGAATGGGAGCCGCTGGGCTCGCGGTGTCCAGGAATAAACTAGCCGCGCCGCAAGACTATTATCCGAGATAGAGGACCTCGAGCTTCGCGTCTCTCGCTTATTTCGCCTCGCAGGAAGTTGGAATATCCGGTCGCGTTTATTCTGGTATACAGAGAGATTGCGTCGAAGTCCTCCATTGGCGCTACGCGACATAGTCGTCCAGTCATTCAGTCATTCGGTCATTCAGTCATTCAGTCAGCTTCGCGGCTCGGACCCAACGAAATTGGTTCACCTGCCGTTCTTCTCGTTCCCTCCCTCGCTCCTCGTTTCCTTCCCCCGATTCTCTGTGGCAATCCTCCGTAACGGTCCACTGCTGGCGTGTAACACCGCGAGGCAAGGCCCAGAGACTCGAATCCTCGTCTATAATCTACCTGCCCTGCTCTTCGCGTCGGGCCACCTACCGTGCCTCTCCGGAGCAAGGTTGAATTAAATACAGTTATACTTCCAAGCGTGTTGTTTTTAACAAATTCTAACTCCGAACAACGCCGCTCGATCAGGACCTCGGCTCCAGAGCCTCAGGTTTGCGCTTTTGCGCAAGGTGCGTGCAGGTGTGGCCGCAACACGGTTGTTgtacgagaaaaaataaataaattaaaacaaaaaacgccTACGTTTGTCGgggtctttttcttttcaaactcCTTTTGTTCATCGACTCAACGTTTGTCATGTTCTCTTCACCAGATTCCCAACTCCTGCGGACAGCGATCAGCAAGTTCGCCGGCACCTCCCAGTGCCAGAGGAGTGTTTGTATCagtgttaaaaatgattttgaattaaGTAAAAATGTACTGCACAAAATAGTTGTCAATTGTCGAAATCAGGtcgcaaatttacaaattcggtTCAGCGACTTAAATTACGGTGTATTTGTcttaaattaataatgaaaatttttgattttacacAAGTTTATAgcaaaaattacgaaaaaaaaaaataacttgaatTTACTAAATTGCGTAGTAAATTTGTTgtgtttgtaaattgaatgAACCGTAAAAGTATGGTGAATTCACTGTTACGTATTCGAATAAAACTTGCAATAAAGTGTAGGAAAtttcattcggaaatttttttaacagtgtgatattttttctacACTGTGAACCCGagtatctctctttctctctctctctctctctctctctctctctctctctctctctctttctctctctctgcccCTTTGGCTGAGTAGTAATAAGAATTAAAGCTCTCCGGGACGCGTATATCTAGTCATCGGTCaatattgtacgtatatcTCGAAACGCAATTCGACGACCGGAATTTAATGAATCGCTTATACGAACCGCGGGGAAGTTGTTGTGCAATCGGTTTAATCGTCCCCCTCGATCTTCGTTCAAGGTGTTTATTTCCATGATTCAAAGGCACGTGGGTATCAAACACGAGGTTAACAAAAGCACCGTATCCTGAGTGAATCACGATATAAATCACGAGCAAATTTGCGGTCAGAGAGTCTAATCGCGCCGCGTGCTTATCTTTGGCAAACAGCTCGAGGACTCGCAATGATGCGGTGAATTAATAACGTATCTGCgttacgtatgtatgtgtgatattgttgtttttctttctcttattttcGCGCAATCGCTTCGCTCCTTATCTCGGTCTCGACGTTTGTCACTATCAAGCTGTCGTTGGTTTCCTTCTCTCTTCGTTTACTCACCGCGACGCTGTGCGAAAATACAACGCTGACACCAGGCATGCGATGACCTATTCCTCGGGATACGTACATCGCGCAGCCTTAGAGCCGGCCATGCACCGCAAGTGCATTAAGCATCGCGCATGGGAGACGAGAGGATAGTTTTACTTTctaagatgaaaataaaggaaaacGAGAAACTGGCGCTACTACCGCGCTCGGTAAGCGGTGACCGAAATAACGCGGCACAAATTTCGTTTCGGATACGCTACGTGTATGCAGTAGGATACGCGATCTCGAGGCGGTCGGTATTCGGATCGAGTTTACGGTCCGGCATTCCGATACATCTGGTATTGTTGTTGCCCTGAATTTAACGATCCACCCGCAGCTTATCTGCGTCTGCTACCGAGCTTCGGCTggatggagaaaaaataaataaagatgataaaagagagaaaaaaaaaaagaaggagagagaaagaggaagaaaaatggaaaactaCTTTCCACCCGATTCGTGCGCGCTGCACATGTGTTACACACGCAGCTGCTGGAGGAGGTTGTGTGGCTGCGTCAGGATACGCTCCGAATAGCCCAACTCGCGTACTCGATGCTCGTCCAACTGGCCATATTATACTACACGCATGCCTGGGTgcacgtgaaataaaaaagaccCTCTTGAAACTCGCGCAAGGTGCTCCGCTAGGGTCGTTCATTctttaacttttttctttctttaaggtgccactcgaaaaatttgttacaattacggaaaaaaaatcttcctaAAACCTGGAGGTgttaggaaaatatttagcgGACGATAccaattattgttatattttttatttatttttaagtcTACACTTTACGGGCTTGTATGtatgttagtttatttttttcgtatcgtggTCCGATTAAtcattgttcataaaaatcagTAACGGAAACGAAACAGGGACATCAAGGTGATGCGATACTTTTATTTCAGTAACAAAAACTGTTATCCAAATTTCATCGAGAGGATTAATCTGTCGGGTAAAAGACGATGACAGCCAACTGCCGAATTGTTGGGCGCAGTTtcatgttgaaaataaacaatattacaataatcaGTAGCGATTACTAAttgctaaatattttcctagcTCCTCCAGATCTTAGGacagtttatttttcagtatttatcacaaatttttcgagtggaaccttaaaaaaaaacaacacataGTTATAAAATGAACCACGCAAGCTGCTCCTTGCCGCCAACGCACCGTGAGAAAATCCATCCGAAGCCGTAGAAACCCGAAGCCATGCGGCCTGCGCCGCGTACCTTGCTCCTTTATACTGCCAAATCTGCTTCTTTCGGGCATCCCGAGGGTCAGGTGCGGCTCCGAGGGCAACAAAACGGACAGAGGCGAAGGGAATCCCGAATTAATCCCAACGACCGATCGGTGAACGACCTTTATCCGGTCTCGCTGCAGGTATAAAGTCGCTCGGACGATTATAAATCCCTTCGAAACGGTATTCGGGCCCTTTTCTGTCGTAATAGGTACTCGACACGTGTAATCGTCCGTGCTTGCCAGAGGATCCTTACGGAATCGCGAGCCGTTGTAAAAGGTCCTCGTTAATTCCATGGTCCTCGAGAATTGTACTTTGACTACGGCAGGGACATTAGCTTGGGAGTAGCCGATCAGtttttgtacgaaaaatcatgaaaaatgGTTCGGTTCAACGGTCGGTGCGAGGCGTGTAGGTGTGCCTAAGGGATAATCGAAAACGCGTAACTGCGGAACGAACGATTCCGCGTGAACGCGACTCGGCGAGGCCGGAGGATTAATCGAAGGACGGGCGAAACCGAAGCAGTATCACAATACTCGGCGAGTCGCGCAAGCTGCCACGCGGCGTATAAACAACATGCATAGATGACTGATCGTGAGGGAATTACGACTTTCCGAGAATCGAGTGTACCAAGGTGTAATACACCTTCGATGTGCGAGGTACACCGCGAATCACGTGACTCTCACACTCACGGTAAACATTATCAACCTTATTTCCACGCTGTTACGAAGCGGTCGTAGAAATTGGCCGCCGGTTAAAGCTCCGAATGGTCGAAACTCTGAACCGTCGAGATTTCGAATGGTCAAAATTCCGAGACTTTAACAACCTTCGCAGTTTCGATAAACGCTTCGTAACGTACACGGGAGAGTTGATGACATTCGGAGTTTTGATCATTCCGAATTTTGACCGTTCGGATAATGGTCTGACTACGTAAAACGTCCGGAATCCTGCAGGACCTCGAAGGATACAGCGGATCGCAACGCCACCCACCGACCATTACCTTCACGGGGTCGTTGCCCGGTTATGtcatttattttcaccgaTCCCTTCCTACAGTTTTGCTTTTGAAACCATGATTTTTGCTCCTTtcgtgtgattttttttttgtgttttttcgaACCGAGAACCGAGCTTTTTCATCTCGGTTTAATTATTCGTAAAGTTTAATTTCCCTGAAGGTGTATATCGTGCCGATTTTGATAACTACATGATCAGAACTCGGGACCGTTTCAACGGTCAACACAAAGGATCGCCATTGCTCGAACGGTTCGCGAAAGGTGAACAGGTTTCTTTggttaatcaaatttttcattagcCCGGGTCGACTCGCAGCGAGCGAAAGTAGGCTACCACCACATCGGAGATCACGCACCGCGATGAGTTCGACTAAGTTGTACAGTCAGGGAAATCGTTGACTCCGGATTTATACCGGCGGCGTAAAAACGTCGCGACAAAGAGTGCGTGAGCATCTGAATTGCTCCTGGCGCATGATGACTATAATGATTCGGCGATTCCGTTCGGTATACTCACATTCTGCACGCCGCACGGCTCCTCGACCAGTTTCTAACGGTGTCGCGAAGCAAAAGCGAGCCGAGAATAGACCGATCACCGCGATCGCTGTCATGGCAGACCAGCGGCAGTCTCTGCGTGTTATTAAAGATGCACGCAGCCGCGggcagagaaaaatttaagaaacgaACAAGAGAGAACGGAAACGGAACAGTCGAAGAGTGCAAAATGCGAAAAAGCAACTCACGTTTTTGGTTAAAACATTCAAGCACCTCCTCCGCAGCCTCCTCGATGCGCCAATCGGGATTATAATTATCTCCTCACCGAGCGCGATCGCGTTCTCCAATTTTCCAATCGCACCTTCAGCCAAAATTATAGGTaagtattatatattgtacCGAGATACCGTGACGACACAGAGAAAAACCGAGAAACTACACctcgtgaaaaaagaaaacaacttGAAAATCCACACTTC
Coding sequences:
- the LOC107223100 gene encoding uncharacterized protein LOC107223100 isoform X1, with amino-acid sequence MRLFKRRCSDTSPQLVSATPIPQDAVPAVSEDREELEAETEPEVEPENSGRRKSDTEIVQDGGNQTTANLQSSNSARKGISTWGRKVGRRWDQLKRSDSSELLAVSGRRRRHWSPNRQADNSEPVSDDKRKNSPSTVEFLKPKRISRVESLRNLFRTGERSTSSIALDVIARSATISEEEPNFLADRYRMAKALSEGSGSMMTLRNAESLEEGGVNGIGADYKNQETLRGKKNQLSRSIQNLQEQQRVLDFILTNQDILKTKEGEDLARFTLEAAKRCASNSRPSSMIVESSSHSAAAENQSHQLSFVKRNLFSRQSASRESGEAVRSSASSSSSASSAVSSMMPLNGLEELMSGLRVGCDESGYDSDSTRTGADSPDSGKLVMPLASSGSNAGSERTNRVRSFSITSDDYHGIDLSMASTPKKNNNNINNNNPGRIAEAPCSQNSACPRDDPLNHSATTQTTILMYGDLDDDDDGDETDSCDEDTFMPMSPSRSEPRDELAERTFAMSKMSSKSSGIGSTVSSSFEAPLTPRKSEPPVPFPNHLRSQSVLCNSVTPIRPGAKLVPRNRCNSNTSLLHLLDNAASPCKDSPPATKGRLPVDDAANAPCYYSPKRSRSAFESEENAAKRQEQECASEVTRSNANPTKGLVRRELKTMKLLVEKPGGLGVAIERREAARPFYVVSKVDADGEAAKGGQIRVGDEIVRVCGRRLRGMSAVEARTAVRSCSGTVELQIAREPTFAFGELGDTWGDVVMSRARSESDVWKLKRPNSGADQAQCEVVGALTKDGKTVSVNTMDQLEPLEKPASPIPAKTLTGMKKFQVVKKRNQNMPGANFGRRATSLSVNLLTVTLRKGATKKLGFSIVGGSDSSKGSMGIFVKDVMQGGQAAEEGTLRAGDEILAINGLPMNGLTHAKALQAFKAAKPGDLILHVGRRDPTHNKRFLNNSRRTLLTCCDNEAITC
- the LOC107223100 gene encoding uncharacterized protein LOC107223100 isoform X2; this encodes MRLFKRRCSDTSPQLVSATPIPQDAVPAVSEDREELEAETEPEVEPENSGRRKSDTEIVQDGGNQTTANLQSSNSARKGISTWGRKVGRRWDQLKRSDSSELLAVSGRRRRHWSPNRQADNSEPVSDDKRKNSPSTVEFLKPKRISRVESLRNLFRTGERSTSSIALDVIARSATISEEEPNFLADRYRMAKALSEGSGSMMTLRNAESLEEGGVNGIGADYKNQETLRGKKNQLSRSIQNLQEQQRVLDFILTNQDILKTKEGEDLARFTLEAAKRCASNSRPSSMIVESSSHSAAAENQSHQLSFVKRNLFSRQSASRESGEAVRSSASSSSSASSAVSSMMPLNGLEELMSGLRVGCDESGYDSDSTRTGADSPDSGKLVMPLASSGSNAGSERTNRVRSFSITSDDYHGIDLSMASTPKKNNNNINNNNPGRIAEAPCSQNSACPRDDPLNHSATTQTTILMYGDLDDDDDGDETDSCDEDTFMPMSPSRSEPRDELAERTFAMSKMSSKSSGIGSTVSSSFEAPLTPRKSEPPVPFPNHLRSQSVLCNSVTPIRPGAKLVPRNRCNSNTSLLHLLDNAASPCKDSPPATKGRLPVDDAANAPCYYSPKRSRSAFESEENAAKRQEQECASEVTRSNANPTKGLVRRELKTMKLLVEKPGGLGVAIERREAARPFYVVSKVDADGEAAKGGQIRVGDEIVRVCGRRLRGMSAVEARTAVRSCSGTVELQIAREPTFAFGELGDTWGDVVMSRARSESDVWKLKRPNSGADQAQCEVVGALTKDGKTVSVNTMDQLEPLEKPASPIPAKTLTGMKKFQVVKKRNQNMPGANFGRRATSLSVNLLTVTLRKGATKKLGFSIVGGSDSSKGSMGIFVKDVMQGGQAAEEGTLRAGDEILAINGLPMNGLTHAKALQAFKAAKPGDLILHVGRRDPTHNKRYIVQCKSYDALDKLSDCDEE